The following coding sequences are from one Canis lupus baileyi chromosome 19, mCanLup2.hap1, whole genome shotgun sequence window:
- the ZDHHC3 gene encoding palmitoyltransferase ZDHHC3 isoform X3, with protein sequence MMLIPTHHFRDIERKPEYLQPEKCVPPPHPSPVGTMWFIRDGCGIACAIVTWFLVLYAEFVVLFVMLIPSRDYVYSIINGIVFNLLAFLALASHCRAMLTDPGAVPKGNATKEFIESLQLKPGQVVYKCPKCCSIKPDRAHHCSVCKRCIRKMDHHCPWVNNCVGENNQKYFVLFTMYIALISLHALIMVGFHFLHCFEEDWTNLLQAYGLTREGTAEARLSLHEKKQPLKVSSTECSSFSPPTTVILLILLCFEGLLFLIFTSVMFGTQVHSICTDETGIEQLKKEERRWAKKTKWMNMKAVFGHPFSLGWASPFATPDQGKADPYQYVV encoded by the exons ATGATGCTTATCCCCACCCACCACTTCCGAGACATTGAGCGGAAGCCAGAATACCTCCAGCCGGAGAAGTGtgtcccaccaccccaccccagtcCTGTGGGAACCATGTGGTTTATCCGCGACGGCTGTGGCATTGCCTGTGCCATTGTCACCTGGTTTCTGGTCCTCTATGCGGAATTTGTGGTCCTCTTTGTCATGCTGATTCCATCCCGAGACTATGTGTACAGCATCATCAACGGAATCGTGTTCAACCTGCTGGCCTTCTTGGCCCTGGCTTCTCACTGCCGGGCCATGCTGACGGACCCC GGGGCGGTACCCAAAGGAAATGCCACTAAAGAATTCATCGAGAGTTTACAGCTGAAGCCTGGACAGGTGGTGTACAAGTGTCCCAAATGCTGCAGCATCAAGCCTGACCGAGCCCACCACTGCAG CGTTTGCAAGCGGTGTATTCGGAAGATGGACCACCATTGTCCGTGGGTCAATAACTGTGTTGGCGAGAACAACCAGAAGTACTTCGTCCTGTTTACA ATGTACATAGCTCTCATTTCCTTGCACGCCCTCATCATGGTGGGATTCCACTTTCTGCATTGCTTTGAAGAAGACTGGACAA ATCTGCTGCAAGCCTACGGACTGACCAGGGAAGGGACAGCAGAGGCCCGACTCTCTCTTCATGAAAAAAAGCAGCCCCTTAAAGTCAGTTCCACAG AGTGCAGCTCCTTCTCGCCACCTACCACAGTgatcctcctcatcctcctgtGCTTCGAGGGGCTGCTCTTCCTCATTTTCACATCAGTGATGTTTGGGACCCAAGTGCACTCCATCTGTACAGATGAAACG GGAATAGAACAattgaaaaaggaagagagaagatgggctaaaaaaacaaaatggatgaacatgAAAGCCGTTTTTGGCCACCCCTTCTCTCTAGGCTGGGCCAGCCCCTTTGCCACGCCAGACCAAGGGAAGGCAGACCCGTACCAGTATGTGGTCTGA
- the ZDHHC3 gene encoding palmitoyltransferase ZDHHC3 isoform X2, which translates to MMLIPTHHFRDIERKPEYLQPEKCVPPPHPSPVGTMWFIRDGCGIACAIVTWFLVLYAEFVVLFVMLIPSRDYVYSIINGIVFNLLAFLALASHCRAMLTDPGAVPKGNATKEFIESLQLKPGQVVYKCPKCCSIKPDRAHHCSVCKRCIRKMDHHCPWVNNCVGENNQKYFVLFTMYIALISLHALIMVGFHFLHCFEEDWTKCSSFSPPTTVILLILLCFEGLLFLIFTSVMFGTQVHSICTDETGIERLKRKHQPRERRGSWKSVKETFGGDFSPNWFNPFSGPCDPEPLSDRAWVRQAASLSDTDNTETTEEQSEERKDEDSVEVIDE; encoded by the exons ATGATGCTTATCCCCACCCACCACTTCCGAGACATTGAGCGGAAGCCAGAATACCTCCAGCCGGAGAAGTGtgtcccaccaccccaccccagtcCTGTGGGAACCATGTGGTTTATCCGCGACGGCTGTGGCATTGCCTGTGCCATTGTCACCTGGTTTCTGGTCCTCTATGCGGAATTTGTGGTCCTCTTTGTCATGCTGATTCCATCCCGAGACTATGTGTACAGCATCATCAACGGAATCGTGTTCAACCTGCTGGCCTTCTTGGCCCTGGCTTCTCACTGCCGGGCCATGCTGACGGACCCC GGGGCGGTACCCAAAGGAAATGCCACTAAAGAATTCATCGAGAGTTTACAGCTGAAGCCTGGACAGGTGGTGTACAAGTGTCCCAAATGCTGCAGCATCAAGCCTGACCGAGCCCACCACTGCAG CGTTTGCAAGCGGTGTATTCGGAAGATGGACCACCATTGTCCGTGGGTCAATAACTGTGTTGGCGAGAACAACCAGAAGTACTTCGTCCTGTTTACA ATGTACATAGCTCTCATTTCCTTGCACGCCCTCATCATGGTGGGATTCCACTTTCTGCATTGCTTTGAAGAAGACTGGACAA AGTGCAGCTCCTTCTCGCCACCTACCACAGTgatcctcctcatcctcctgtGCTTCGAGGGGCTGCTCTTCCTCATTTTCACATCAGTGATGTTTGGGACCCAAGTGCACTCCATCTGTACAGATGAAACG GGCATCGAGCGCCTCAAACGAAAGCACCAGCCCAGGGAGCGCAGGGGCAGCTGGAAGTCCGTGAAGGAGACCTTCGGCGGGGACTTCTCCCCGAACTGGTTCAACCCCTTCTCCGGACCGTGCGACCCCGAGCCTCTCAGTGACAGGGCCTGGGTGCGGCAGGCGGCCTCGCTGTCCGACACGGATAACACGGAGACCACGGAGGAGCAGTCGGAGGAGAGGAAGGACGAGGACTCCGTGGAGGTGATAGATGAGTGA
- the ZDHHC3 gene encoding palmitoyltransferase ZDHHC3 isoform X4 gives MMLIPTHHFRDIERKPEYLQPEKCVPPPHPSPVGTMWFIRDGCGIACAIVTWFLVLYAEFVVLFVMLIPSRDYVYSIINGIVFNLLAFLALASHCRAMLTDPGAVPKGNATKEFIESLQLKPGQVVYKCPKCCSIKPDRAHHCSVCKRCIRKMDHHCPWVNNCVGENNQKYFVLFTMYIALISLHALIMVGFHFLHCFEEDWTKCSSFSPPTTVILLILLCFEGLLFLIFTSVMFGTQVHSICTDETGIEQLKKEERRWAKKTKWMNMKAVFGHPFSLGWASPFATPDQGKADPYQYVV, from the exons ATGATGCTTATCCCCACCCACCACTTCCGAGACATTGAGCGGAAGCCAGAATACCTCCAGCCGGAGAAGTGtgtcccaccaccccaccccagtcCTGTGGGAACCATGTGGTTTATCCGCGACGGCTGTGGCATTGCCTGTGCCATTGTCACCTGGTTTCTGGTCCTCTATGCGGAATTTGTGGTCCTCTTTGTCATGCTGATTCCATCCCGAGACTATGTGTACAGCATCATCAACGGAATCGTGTTCAACCTGCTGGCCTTCTTGGCCCTGGCTTCTCACTGCCGGGCCATGCTGACGGACCCC GGGGCGGTACCCAAAGGAAATGCCACTAAAGAATTCATCGAGAGTTTACAGCTGAAGCCTGGACAGGTGGTGTACAAGTGTCCCAAATGCTGCAGCATCAAGCCTGACCGAGCCCACCACTGCAG CGTTTGCAAGCGGTGTATTCGGAAGATGGACCACCATTGTCCGTGGGTCAATAACTGTGTTGGCGAGAACAACCAGAAGTACTTCGTCCTGTTTACA ATGTACATAGCTCTCATTTCCTTGCACGCCCTCATCATGGTGGGATTCCACTTTCTGCATTGCTTTGAAGAAGACTGGACAA AGTGCAGCTCCTTCTCGCCACCTACCACAGTgatcctcctcatcctcctgtGCTTCGAGGGGCTGCTCTTCCTCATTTTCACATCAGTGATGTTTGGGACCCAAGTGCACTCCATCTGTACAGATGAAACG GGAATAGAACAattgaaaaaggaagagagaagatgggctaaaaaaacaaaatggatgaacatgAAAGCCGTTTTTGGCCACCCCTTCTCTCTAGGCTGGGCCAGCCCCTTTGCCACGCCAGACCAAGGGAAGGCAGACCCGTACCAGTATGTGGTCTGA
- the ZDHHC3 gene encoding palmitoyltransferase ZDHHC3 isoform X1 codes for MMLIPTHHFRDIERKPEYLQPEKCVPPPHPSPVGTMWFIRDGCGIACAIVTWFLVLYAEFVVLFVMLIPSRDYVYSIINGIVFNLLAFLALASHCRAMLTDPGAVPKGNATKEFIESLQLKPGQVVYKCPKCCSIKPDRAHHCSVCKRCIRKMDHHCPWVNNCVGENNQKYFVLFTMYIALISLHALIMVGFHFLHCFEEDWTNLLQAYGLTREGTAEARLSLHEKKQPLKVSSTECSSFSPPTTVILLILLCFEGLLFLIFTSVMFGTQVHSICTDETGIERLKRKHQPRERRGSWKSVKETFGGDFSPNWFNPFSGPCDPEPLSDRAWVRQAASLSDTDNTETTEEQSEERKDEDSVEVIDE; via the exons ATGATGCTTATCCCCACCCACCACTTCCGAGACATTGAGCGGAAGCCAGAATACCTCCAGCCGGAGAAGTGtgtcccaccaccccaccccagtcCTGTGGGAACCATGTGGTTTATCCGCGACGGCTGTGGCATTGCCTGTGCCATTGTCACCTGGTTTCTGGTCCTCTATGCGGAATTTGTGGTCCTCTTTGTCATGCTGATTCCATCCCGAGACTATGTGTACAGCATCATCAACGGAATCGTGTTCAACCTGCTGGCCTTCTTGGCCCTGGCTTCTCACTGCCGGGCCATGCTGACGGACCCC GGGGCGGTACCCAAAGGAAATGCCACTAAAGAATTCATCGAGAGTTTACAGCTGAAGCCTGGACAGGTGGTGTACAAGTGTCCCAAATGCTGCAGCATCAAGCCTGACCGAGCCCACCACTGCAG CGTTTGCAAGCGGTGTATTCGGAAGATGGACCACCATTGTCCGTGGGTCAATAACTGTGTTGGCGAGAACAACCAGAAGTACTTCGTCCTGTTTACA ATGTACATAGCTCTCATTTCCTTGCACGCCCTCATCATGGTGGGATTCCACTTTCTGCATTGCTTTGAAGAAGACTGGACAA ATCTGCTGCAAGCCTACGGACTGACCAGGGAAGGGACAGCAGAGGCCCGACTCTCTCTTCATGAAAAAAAGCAGCCCCTTAAAGTCAGTTCCACAG AGTGCAGCTCCTTCTCGCCACCTACCACAGTgatcctcctcatcctcctgtGCTTCGAGGGGCTGCTCTTCCTCATTTTCACATCAGTGATGTTTGGGACCCAAGTGCACTCCATCTGTACAGATGAAACG GGCATCGAGCGCCTCAAACGAAAGCACCAGCCCAGGGAGCGCAGGGGCAGCTGGAAGTCCGTGAAGGAGACCTTCGGCGGGGACTTCTCCCCGAACTGGTTCAACCCCTTCTCCGGACCGTGCGACCCCGAGCCTCTCAGTGACAGGGCCTGGGTGCGGCAGGCGGCCTCGCTGTCCGACACGGATAACACGGAGACCACGGAGGAGCAGTCGGAGGAGAGGAAGGACGAGGACTCCGTGGAGGTGATAGATGAGTGA